One Roseimaritima multifibrata DNA window includes the following coding sequences:
- a CDS encoding purine-cytosine permease family protein — translation MSSDTSRQAIASMKQEQVPIPEHRLHGWTHFLGLYAGEHVAATEFVIGATFVALGATTKDILIGLLIGNVLAILSWTLITAPIAVQTRLSLYTYLDKIAGDSMTKLYNWANVLIFMVISAAMITVSSTAVRLLFDIPAQLQWYPTSAPFVAVVLSVGIIVVFVAMYGFNAVAEFSSICGPWLVVMFTSGALVLFPALAESVLGRTQLLAFADFIKIGDQSIWTGVNSSGEPGIGLLEVIGFAWAANTITHFGLIDMALLRYAKKSIYGLCTSAGMLFGHYVAWIAAGIMGAGTAVLLKSTIVELDPGDVAYRALGLSGYVIVIVAGWTTANANLYRAGLAAQAIFHNHSRGAVTLTVGCITVVIACFPFVFGQMLPLLTYAGLLVVPVGGIVFAEHVVFPRIGFTRYWAKYRKLDHSTPAVVSWAAGLVFGFGLNAMNVMSFYYLFLPTWLFTIVVYTLLAKRYGAAEKYPDEEQADRELTEAIQVFQKQQAHDEGEPVKDHLMASKVLKGVAWTSLTLTLVLALKVMFGSPNMSVYEANAAIFYTWGFVFTISYFVSAYWVLRRRKALNSH, via the coding sequence ATGAGCTCCGATACGAGCCGGCAGGCTATTGCCAGTATGAAACAGGAGCAGGTGCCCATACCCGAGCACAGGCTGCATGGCTGGACGCACTTCCTGGGGCTTTACGCTGGCGAGCATGTGGCGGCGACTGAGTTCGTGATTGGGGCGACGTTTGTCGCGTTAGGGGCGACGACCAAAGACATTTTGATTGGTCTGCTGATTGGCAACGTCCTTGCGATTCTTAGCTGGACGTTGATCACCGCACCGATTGCTGTCCAGACCCGCCTGAGTCTCTACACGTATCTGGATAAGATCGCGGGAGATTCGATGACCAAACTTTACAACTGGGCAAACGTTTTGATCTTTATGGTCATTTCGGCTGCGATGATTACGGTATCGAGTACCGCGGTCCGGTTGTTGTTTGACATTCCGGCGCAGTTGCAGTGGTATCCCACAAGTGCACCGTTTGTGGCCGTGGTGCTTTCGGTTGGGATCATCGTGGTCTTTGTCGCAATGTATGGGTTCAATGCGGTGGCTGAGTTCTCCAGCATCTGTGGCCCCTGGCTGGTGGTTATGTTTACCAGCGGAGCCTTGGTGCTCTTTCCAGCGTTGGCGGAATCGGTGCTGGGGCGGACGCAGCTTTTGGCGTTCGCTGATTTTATTAAGATCGGCGACCAATCGATTTGGACGGGAGTGAACAGCAGCGGCGAGCCGGGGATCGGGCTGTTGGAAGTGATCGGGTTCGCCTGGGCGGCCAATACGATTACCCACTTCGGGTTGATCGACATGGCGCTTTTGCGGTATGCGAAAAAATCTATCTACGGGCTGTGTACCAGTGCGGGAATGCTGTTCGGGCACTATGTCGCCTGGATCGCAGCAGGGATTATGGGCGCCGGGACTGCCGTCCTGCTAAAGTCGACGATTGTCGAACTTGATCCGGGCGATGTCGCTTATCGGGCACTGGGGCTGTCGGGATATGTCATTGTGATCGTCGCAGGTTGGACGACGGCGAACGCGAATTTGTATCGTGCTGGTCTGGCCGCTCAGGCGATCTTCCACAACCATTCACGAGGCGCGGTGACTTTGACCGTTGGGTGTATCACGGTCGTCATCGCTTGTTTCCCCTTCGTGTTTGGGCAGATGCTTCCGCTGTTGACCTACGCGGGACTGTTGGTGGTGCCCGTCGGAGGCATTGTTTTTGCCGAGCACGTTGTGTTTCCTCGCATCGGATTCACGCGGTATTGGGCCAAGTATCGAAAACTGGATCACAGCACGCCAGCGGTCGTGTCTTGGGCAGCGGGATTGGTTTTTGGATTTGGGCTAAACGCAATGAACGTGATGTCGTTTTACTACCTCTTTCTGCCAACCTGGCTATTCACGATTGTGGTCTATACCCTGTTAGCTAAACGATACGGAGCAGCCGAAAAGTACCCGGATGAAGAACAAGCTGACCGAGAGCTAACCGAAGCGATCCAAGTGTTTCAGAAGCAGCAGGCGCATGACGAAGGTGAACCGGTGAAGGATCACTTGATGGCCTCAAAGGTCCTGAAGGGGGTGGCGTGGACCAGTTTGACCCTGACTTTGGTGCTGGCTTTGAAGGTGATGTTTGGCAGCCCCAATATGAGCGTCTACGAAGCCAATGCGGCAATTTTTTATACTTGGGGATTCGTCTTCACGATTAGCTATTTCGTGTCAGCCTATTGGGTGCTCCGCCGCCGGAAAGCTTTGAATAGTCATTAA
- a CDS encoding FG-GAP-like repeat-containing protein, whose amino-acid sequence MFRLLVVSLFCAFMVIPQMGRCEDANDWKQFAGVQGPSGWRVNVIQPDPKNHGPDGFNHHDWDGDGDLDVFVNFEEGGYSRLYSNPGKVKIRQPWVDYVEFPPHGKCEDSGIGDLDDDGDIDYVANGGHVYFNPGKQKLKDSQNWVQMTLFENEARNPVVGDIDGDGLDDLIVGANAWYKQPANNKQDAAAWKRYELGEAKWSMSCILHDIDGDGDKDILVQERKKQGTFYYENPGVEKITDRWPVKIIDPEIGGMFMVLGDVNDDGRLDLVKAADKICIFLRTNNLGPPIYKKIEVDCPDQPAGVRVKAKPKGVAILELNNDRPHREIVIIPEYEAQLWYLSFTGDGMSPENWTSTLMDMPYPESRKKMDNAFLVDLDGDGDLDIATTEENGGWGIIWFENPANH is encoded by the coding sequence ATGTTCCGACTTTTGGTGGTGAGCCTGTTTTGTGCTTTTATGGTGATTCCTCAAATGGGACGCTGCGAGGATGCAAACGACTGGAAGCAATTCGCCGGCGTTCAGGGACCGAGTGGTTGGCGCGTCAACGTGATCCAGCCGGACCCCAAAAACCATGGTCCCGATGGCTTTAATCACCATGACTGGGATGGTGACGGAGACCTGGATGTTTTTGTTAACTTCGAAGAGGGCGGGTACAGCCGCCTGTACTCCAATCCAGGCAAAGTGAAAATCCGGCAACCGTGGGTCGACTACGTTGAATTCCCCCCTCATGGCAAATGCGAAGACTCGGGCATCGGTGACTTGGACGATGATGGCGACATCGATTACGTCGCTAACGGCGGCCACGTCTACTTCAATCCAGGCAAACAGAAGCTAAAGGACTCCCAAAACTGGGTGCAGATGACTCTGTTTGAAAATGAGGCTCGAAATCCCGTCGTGGGCGATATTGATGGAGACGGTCTGGATGACCTGATTGTTGGTGCAAACGCCTGGTACAAACAGCCTGCAAATAACAAACAGGATGCAGCAGCCTGGAAACGTTACGAACTTGGCGAGGCCAAGTGGTCGATGAGCTGCATTCTTCATGACATCGACGGGGATGGAGACAAAGACATCCTTGTTCAGGAACGCAAAAAACAGGGAACTTTTTACTACGAAAATCCAGGAGTAGAAAAAATTACCGACCGTTGGCCGGTGAAAATAATCGATCCCGAAATTGGAGGGATGTTCATGGTGCTGGGCGATGTGAACGACGACGGAAGGCTCGATTTGGTCAAAGCTGCCGACAAAATTTGTATCTTTCTACGGACCAACAACCTGGGTCCTCCGATCTACAAGAAGATCGAAGTCGACTGCCCCGATCAGCCTGCTGGCGTCCGCGTCAAAGCGAAGCCCAAAGGGGTTGCCATTTTAGAACTCAACAACGATCGCCCCCATCGCGAGATCGTCATCATCCCCGAATACGAGGCACAACTGTGGTACCTCAGCTTCACCGGCGATGGCATGTCCCCTGAAAACTGGACCAGTACGTTGATGGACATGCCGTATCCGGAATCACGAAAAAAGATGGATAACGCCTTCCTTGTCGACCTTGACGGAGACGGCGACCTGGATATTGCAACGACCGAGGAGAACGGCGGATGGGGAATCATTTGGTTTGAAAACCCTGCAAACCACTAG
- a CDS encoding EF-hand domain-containing protein, which yields MNALSKLLCSAAMLTFTTTAFAQPPGGGRGGRGQGGPSPVERLMTLDVNGDGQLTVNEVTDARMKPMLNRADTNQDGAVTKAELTAMFGGQSADGRPGGPGGAGGGMRGGPGGGGPPEIGQIIPSFLQEQLGLSEEQQSALAKLQAEVDAQLALILTAEQQQQLKQGPGGPGGPGGQQGGGRERAGRGRPPADN from the coding sequence ATGAACGCTCTGTCCAAACTACTCTGCTCAGCCGCCATGTTGACGTTCACCACAACCGCTTTCGCTCAGCCCCCCGGTGGTGGCCGTGGCGGACGCGGCCAAGGAGGCCCCTCACCGGTCGAACGCTTGATGACTTTGGACGTAAACGGCGACGGACAACTAACGGTCAACGAGGTAACCGACGCGCGCATGAAACCCATGCTAAACCGCGCGGATACCAATCAAGACGGAGCGGTCACCAAAGCAGAACTGACCGCCATGTTTGGCGGCCAATCGGCTGATGGACGTCCCGGCGGCCCCGGTGGTGCAGGTGGTGGTATGCGTGGCGGCCCCGGCGGAGGTGGACCACCCGAAATCGGTCAGATCATCCCATCGTTCTTGCAAGAACAGCTAGGACTGAGCGAAGAACAACAGTCGGCACTCGCCAAACTACAAGCAGAAGTCGACGCGCAATTGGCACTCATCCTGACCGCAGAACAGCAGCAGCAACTCAAGCAAGGTCCCGGAGGCCCAGGCGGACCTGGCGGACAACAGGGTGGTGGTCGAGAACGAGCAGGCCGTGGTCGTCCGCCCGCAGACAATTGA
- a CDS encoding prenyltransferase/squalene oxidase repeat-containing protein produces the protein MHVSSRSVVVPPPAPPVGRPPKVRSDKSGQSIARRSQSNVPEQPRWRIAPPSPTPQPASEIPSEECKTRFYHPEAIKAHLKESPPWLVSMMIHLVLLLALALISTSSGVVGRIELTLRQSSAPVTTELMDFSIAAMDLDNAPSEESSIEFQEEITPVEIEIPVNLTSLKFDLDSIAPRKLSPTPPPTGKASATNMFSGRTGRMKQQLLLEAGGNADTENAVAMGLEWLKRNQLKDGSWSLRGPYQGGARSENNVAATAMAMLAFMGAGSTHRGGEYEKELWKAVRWLVKKQDRQGFMASAAADHEKMYSQAQATIALCELYAMTGDSWIRPYAQLSCDFACRSQSTGGGWRYRPRFDSDTSVTGWFVMGLKSGEAGGLKIDPKVLKRVDGYLDSVSAGSKDDYYNVGYSYMIGDAPSPSMTAEGLLCRQYIGWDRNMRGMRNGLDTLVKNHPISMRSQDVYYWYYATQALHHFGGPLWTEWNDKLKVALPAAQQTRGPEKGSWAPNQDAWGTHAGRLYTTCLSLYCLEVYYRHMPIYAPEEINDA, from the coding sequence ATGCACGTCTCTTCGCGATCCGTCGTAGTGCCTCCGCCCGCACCGCCCGTTGGCCGACCTCCCAAGGTTCGCTCGGACAAAAGCGGACAATCGATCGCGCGACGTTCTCAAAGCAACGTGCCCGAGCAGCCACGCTGGCGAATCGCACCTCCCTCCCCTACCCCTCAACCGGCAAGCGAAATCCCGAGCGAAGAGTGCAAAACGAGGTTCTATCATCCCGAAGCCATCAAAGCGCATCTGAAGGAATCCCCTCCGTGGTTGGTCAGCATGATGATCCACTTGGTGCTGTTACTGGCATTGGCTTTGATTTCGACGTCGTCCGGAGTTGTCGGACGGATTGAGCTTACGTTACGGCAAAGCAGTGCCCCGGTTACCACCGAGCTGATGGATTTTTCCATTGCCGCGATGGATTTGGACAACGCGCCGAGTGAGGAATCTTCCATCGAATTTCAAGAGGAGATCACCCCTGTTGAAATCGAAATCCCCGTCAATCTTACTTCGCTAAAATTCGACCTGGATTCGATTGCTCCACGCAAGCTGTCCCCCACCCCGCCGCCGACGGGAAAAGCATCCGCAACCAACATGTTTTCCGGCCGTACTGGACGGATGAAACAACAATTACTGCTAGAAGCCGGGGGGAACGCAGATACGGAAAATGCAGTCGCGATGGGGCTGGAATGGCTGAAACGCAACCAACTGAAAGATGGCAGCTGGTCCCTTCGCGGTCCTTACCAAGGAGGGGCTCGATCCGAAAACAACGTCGCGGCGACGGCGATGGCGATGCTTGCTTTCATGGGAGCGGGCAGCACGCACCGCGGGGGCGAATACGAGAAAGAGCTATGGAAGGCTGTTCGTTGGCTGGTTAAGAAACAAGACCGCCAAGGGTTCATGGCCTCCGCTGCCGCGGACCACGAGAAAATGTACTCTCAAGCTCAAGCAACCATCGCCTTGTGCGAACTGTATGCGATGACCGGCGACTCTTGGATTCGCCCCTACGCTCAACTCTCGTGCGACTTCGCCTGCCGCTCGCAGTCGACCGGTGGAGGCTGGAGATACCGGCCACGTTTTGATTCGGACACCTCCGTCACCGGCTGGTTCGTGATGGGTTTAAAGAGTGGTGAAGCGGGCGGACTAAAAATCGATCCCAAAGTCTTAAAACGCGTCGATGGGTACCTCGACTCGGTCAGCGCAGGCAGCAAGGACGACTACTACAACGTCGGCTATTCCTACATGATCGGCGATGCCCCCTCACCGTCGATGACCGCCGAAGGATTGCTCTGCCGTCAGTACATCGGCTGGGACCGAAATATGCGTGGAATGCGAAACGGCCTGGACACGCTGGTGAAAAACCATCCGATAAGCATGCGATCACAAGACGTCTACTACTGGTATTACGCAACCCAGGCGTTGCATCATTTTGGTGGTCCCCTATGGACCGAGTGGAACGACAAACTAAAAGTCGCGTTACCGGCGGCTCAACAAACCCGCGGGCCAGAAAAGGGAAGTTGGGCTCCCAACCAAGACGCGTGGGGCACGCATGCAGGCCGCCTATATACCACCTGCTTGTCGCTGTACTGCCTGGAAGTCTACTACCGGCACATGCCCATCTACGCCCCCGAAGAAATCAACGACGCATGA
- a CDS encoding matrixin family metalloprotease: MLFFRSSKSCHHQPKKRRRLAAEPLEARRVLAASLGWDGPGLGSTELTYYIGNSPDSLSQAEATAAIETALAAWSSVADITFTPTSQAGLQDSIDISFTNIDGVGGTLAQAYFPDDINPARIAGDIQFDIADGWEVGNSLGNQAFDLVYVAVHEIGHSLGLDHTDTLSSVLAPYVSPSQSFSSLSAEDTESILNLYAAADGVTIPETPTEETPTEEIPDDQTATNDSDTDSSSDSDEDPFPRRRWNRSGNWHRWGGRLDAEAPEYNYVNPTDVNSDGITTALDALSIINQLNRSSAGVSEEGVDIERLCDTNGDGTITALDALTVINALNRNSLASANASEVYDTSDLDDDIDATVEATVEATEVADDNLATDDEPEETTEVSEDTDGLTNETDETDDNEDPIDDGGLVDETDSSDTDQEDCHEGEHLPLHIAHGGLLIQNAEMLITRFDTDDDAALSEAEVSERLWTRLNELDIDADGDGLVTASELETAATAARQEAFDGQDADGDGQLTESELSERFWEKISDADSDLDGGVSFDELDAFFVTQQDQFAETGGRSHHLRHQHLSDAVFALIGRRGR, translated from the coding sequence ATGCTCTTTTTCAGGTCCAGCAAATCTTGCCATCACCAGCCTAAAAAACGTCGTCGCTTGGCTGCCGAACCGTTGGAAGCTCGTCGCGTACTGGCCGCCAGCCTCGGATGGGATGGGCCGGGATTGGGTAGCACCGAATTGACCTACTACATTGGCAACAGCCCCGACTCGCTTTCACAAGCTGAAGCGACCGCTGCCATTGAAACGGCTTTAGCCGCCTGGTCTAGCGTCGCCGACATCACGTTCACTCCGACCAGCCAAGCCGGACTGCAAGATTCGATCGACATTTCGTTCACGAACATCGATGGCGTGGGTGGCACGCTTGCTCAGGCCTATTTCCCGGACGACATAAATCCAGCAAGGATCGCGGGCGACATTCAGTTCGATATCGCGGATGGCTGGGAAGTGGGCAACTCGCTGGGGAATCAGGCATTCGATCTTGTCTATGTTGCCGTGCACGAGATTGGACACTCGCTGGGCCTTGACCACACGGACACGCTTAGCAGCGTGCTGGCTCCGTACGTTTCACCAAGCCAGTCGTTCAGTAGTCTGTCGGCGGAGGACACGGAATCGATCCTAAATCTGTATGCCGCCGCGGATGGAGTGACCATTCCCGAAACTCCAACAGAAGAAACTCCAACAGAAGAAATTCCTGACGACCAAACCGCAACCAACGATTCGGATACCGATTCGTCAAGTGATTCCGATGAGGATCCGTTCCCACGTCGCCGCTGGAACCGCAGCGGCAATTGGCATCGCTGGGGAGGACGTTTGGATGCGGAGGCTCCCGAGTACAACTACGTCAATCCAACGGATGTCAACAGCGACGGCATCACCACCGCGCTGGATGCACTATCGATTATCAATCAACTCAATCGATCGTCCGCCGGGGTCAGCGAAGAAGGAGTCGATATTGAAAGACTATGCGACACCAACGGTGACGGAACGATTACGGCACTCGATGCGTTAACGGTCATCAACGCGTTAAACCGCAACTCTCTCGCGTCAGCGAACGCTAGCGAAGTTTATGACACTTCGGACCTCGACGACGATATCGACGCAACGGTTGAAGCAACGGTCGAAGCAACCGAGGTCGCTGATGACAACCTTGCCACCGATGACGAGCCCGAAGAGACCACCGAGGTTTCGGAGGATACCGATGGCCTAACAAACGAAACAGACGAAACAGACGACAATGAAGATCCAATCGATGATGGCGGCTTAGTCGACGAAACCGACAGTTCAGACACTGACCAGGAAGACTGCCATGAAGGAGAACATCTTCCATTGCATATCGCGCATGGCGGACTTTTGATCCAAAACGCAGAGATGCTGATCACCCGTTTTGATACCGACGACGACGCGGCTTTATCGGAGGCTGAGGTCTCCGAGCGTCTGTGGACCCGACTTAACGAACTAGACATCGACGCGGACGGTGATGGATTGGTGACCGCGTCCGAACTGGAAACAGCTGCCACGGCCGCTCGGCAAGAAGCGTTTGATGGGCAGGACGCCGACGGCGATGGGCAACTAACCGAATCCGAACTCAGCGAACGTTTCTGGGAGAAGATCTCCGATGCCGATAGCGACCTAGACGGGGGGGTCTCTTTCGACGAACTGGATGCATTTTTCGTTACTCAACAGGACCAATTTGCCGAAACGGGCGGTCGTTCACACCACCTTCGACACCAGCACCTGTCGGATGCGGTTTTCGCATTGATCGGCCGCCGAGGTCGATAA
- a CDS encoding sigma-70 family RNA polymerase sigma factor, with protein sequence MIATDSSHSSNTNDADADFPALLASARSGNRESLGQLLQWYANYLTILATTQLDRRLRRRLNPSDIVQEAMLAAHQDFADFRGESQGELLCWLRTILIHTLHRSFKKHVKVQKRDIRREVSLEAVSNRLEESAVNLAAILPAHGPSPSTPMRTRERGVELANALSKLKPAYREVITLRVLQGLPFEEIAQRMDRGSGAVRMLWLRALESFKTTGDIH encoded by the coding sequence ATGATCGCGACCGACTCATCTCATTCCAGCAATACCAACGATGCCGACGCCGATTTCCCGGCGCTTCTCGCCAGCGCCCGCTCGGGCAATCGTGAATCGCTTGGTCAATTACTGCAGTGGTACGCGAATTACCTAACGATCCTAGCCACCACCCAGTTGGATAGGCGTTTGCGTCGTCGCCTGAACCCTTCGGATATTGTCCAAGAAGCGATGCTGGCGGCTCATCAAGACTTCGCTGATTTTCGAGGCGAAAGCCAGGGCGAACTATTGTGCTGGCTGCGGACCATTTTGATTCACACGCTCCATCGCAGTTTCAAAAAACATGTAAAAGTCCAAAAGCGTGATATTCGCCGCGAAGTCTCCTTGGAAGCCGTAAGCAACCGACTGGAAGAATCGGCTGTGAACCTTGCCGCGATCCTGCCTGCACATGGACCGTCGCCAAGCACCCCGATGCGAACACGTGAACGCGGCGTGGAACTTGCCAACGCACTCAGCAAACTGAAACCCGCCTACCGTGAAGTCATCACGCTACGGGTTTTGCAAGGGCTGCCGTTCGAAGAGATCGCCCAGCGGATGGACCGAGGAAGCGGTGCGGTCCGAATGCTGTGGTTACGTGCGTTGGAATCATTCAAGACGACCGGAGACATTCACTAA